The Deltaproteobacteria bacterium PRO3 genome has a window encoding:
- a CDS encoding two pore domain potassium channel family protein yields MHTAVGIAGALLIWVILWDAFATIVMPRTVSFFRPSTYFYHGSWRLWTGLAALVRDIYRRQNFYAIFGPLSVPLLLAFWALGLIFGFAMMHWGFDTKIFTEETGRWGFGTMVYLSGTTFFTLGLGDFTAVNSLGRLFIVLEAATGFISLAIIVGYVPLLDQVFSQREARITLFGLRTGTPQCAVRLLEGYGKAEDRGKLEAILHDSEQWIAEFLQNHISHPVLAYYRSQHFGQSWLTSLTAFLDTCALLQLPADHPLRSQVKTSFRMALYALVEMARVLKVRPDRKGPQRMGTEDFERIRGAIEKVGLFFPAGPEAEKSLTELRHLYEPFALAVSKRLKIPLPVWVPSAGPEGP; encoded by the coding sequence ATGCATACCGCGGTCGGAATCGCCGGGGCCTTGCTGATCTGGGTCATTCTCTGGGACGCCTTCGCGACCATCGTCATGCCGCGCACGGTCTCCTTCTTTCGGCCCTCCACTTATTTTTATCACGGCTCTTGGCGGCTTTGGACCGGGCTCGCCGCCCTGGTGCGCGACATCTACCGGCGACAGAACTTCTACGCGATCTTCGGGCCGCTCTCCGTGCCCCTGCTGCTGGCCTTCTGGGCCCTGGGGCTCATCTTCGGCTTCGCGATGATGCATTGGGGCTTCGACACCAAGATCTTCACCGAAGAAACCGGGCGCTGGGGTTTCGGGACGATGGTCTATCTGAGCGGCACTACTTTTTTCACCTTGGGGCTCGGCGACTTCACCGCGGTGAATTCCCTCGGGCGCCTCTTCATCGTCCTGGAGGCGGCGACGGGCTTCATCTCCCTGGCCATCATCGTCGGCTACGTCCCGCTCCTTGATCAGGTCTTCTCGCAACGCGAGGCGAGGATCACCTTGTTCGGTCTGCGCACCGGGACGCCGCAATGCGCGGTACGCCTTCTGGAGGGCTACGGCAAGGCGGAAGATCGCGGAAAGCTCGAGGCCATCCTCCACGACTCCGAGCAGTGGATCGCGGAGTTTTTGCAAAACCACATCTCGCACCCGGTGCTCGCCTACTATCGCTCGCAGCACTTCGGGCAATCCTGGTTGACCTCGCTGACGGCCTTTCTCGACACCTGCGCCCTGTTACAGTTGCCCGCCGATCACCCGCTGCGCTCGCAGGTGAAGACCAGCTTCCGCATGGCCCTCTACGCCCTGGTCGAGATGGCGCGGGTCCTCAAGGTGCGGCCCGACCGCAAGGGCCCGCAGCGCATGGGGACGGAGGATTTCGAAAGGATCCGCGGGGCGATCGAGAAGGTCGGGCTTTTTTTTCCCGCGGGCCCGGAGGCGGAAAAGAGCCTGACCGAACTGCGGCACCTCTACGAGCCCTTCGCCTTGGCGGTCTCCAAACGCCTGAAGATCCCCTTGCCGGTCTGGGTGCCCTCGGCGGGGCCGGAAGGGCCCTGA